The following coding sequences are from one Crateriforma spongiae window:
- the pheA gene encoding prephenate dehydratase, with the protein MPSDNIAAIDTQIAQLIRRRGQLVTGGDAEIDAASVDAIHRHIRSVCDALLRPTNVCFLGPQFSYSHLAAIKYFGDAAQFTPVASIAAVFDAARRDPKSRGIVPIENSTDGRVVDTLGRMIHCDVSIIGEVALPIHHNLMSKTPRGEITEIHSKPQALSQCRRWLADQMPDARLVETNSTAGAAQLAAQRPGVAAVASFEAGRQYDLNIVAKNIEDNPNNVTRFVILGHDAPKPTGNDKTSLVCQVLHQPGKLADLMTTFKTHELNMTWIESFPIPGRPNEYFFFIEFDGHRDDANVKDALEQLESQASELKILGAYQKGDPAPS; encoded by the coding sequence ATGCCATCGGACAACATCGCCGCCATCGACACCCAGATCGCACAGCTGATTCGCCGCCGCGGGCAATTGGTCACCGGCGGGGATGCCGAGATCGACGCGGCGTCGGTGGACGCGATCCACCGACACATCCGCAGCGTCTGTGATGCGCTGCTGCGTCCGACCAACGTCTGTTTTCTGGGACCGCAGTTCAGCTACAGCCACTTGGCCGCCATCAAGTACTTTGGCGACGCGGCCCAGTTCACCCCCGTGGCGTCCATCGCCGCCGTCTTTGATGCCGCCCGCCGTGACCCGAAATCGCGGGGCATCGTTCCGATCGAAAACAGCACCGATGGTCGCGTCGTGGACACCCTGGGCCGGATGATCCATTGCGACGTTTCGATCATCGGCGAAGTCGCGTTGCCCATTCATCACAACTTGATGTCCAAGACGCCACGCGGCGAGATCACCGAAATCCACAGCAAACCGCAAGCGTTGTCACAGTGCCGACGCTGGCTGGCCGATCAAATGCCCGACGCCCGTTTGGTGGAAACCAACAGCACCGCCGGCGCCGCCCAGCTGGCCGCCCAGCGTCCCGGTGTCGCGGCGGTCGCCAGCTTCGAAGCCGGCCGACAATACGACCTGAACATCGTTGCCAAAAACATCGAAGACAATCCCAACAACGTGACACGTTTCGTCATCTTGGGACACGACGCGCCAAAGCCAACCGGCAACGACAAGACATCGTTGGTTTGCCAAGTCCTTCATCAACCCGGCAAGCTGGCCGATTTGATGACGACGTTCAAGACGCACGAACTGAACATGACCTGGATCGAATCATTCCCGATCCCCGGCCGGCCCAACGAGTACTTTTTCTTCATCGAGTTTGACGGTCATCGCGATGACGCAAACGTCAAAGACGCGCTGGAACAATTGGAAAGCCAGGCCAGCGAGCTAAAGATCTTGGGGGCGTACCAGAAAGGCGATCCCGCGCCTTCATGA
- the dnaK gene encoding molecular chaperone DnaK → MSQGEKIIGIDLGTTNSVVAVMEGSEPKVIPNPEGNRLTPSVVAFTDKEDTIVGEPARRQAVTNPKRTVYSVKRFMGRRHNEVESEEKMVPYSISGGAGEYVKIGVGDKEYTPQEISAKVLRKLKESAESYLGHKVNKAVITVPAYFNDAQRQATKDAGQIAGLEVARIINEPTAAALAYGMDKKKDEKIIVFDLGGGTFDVSVLEVADSGDEEQESRVFQVISTSGNTHLGGDDFDEELINYVASEFQKENGIDLRNDPMALQRLQEACEKAKKELSTLPETDINLPFITMDQSGPKHLTMKITRSKFEELIDELVEKCRPSVMQALEDAGMKPSDIDEIVLVGGSTRVPKVREMVQKIFGKEPHQGVNPDEVVAVGAAIQGSVLAGDRTDVLLLDVTPLTLGIETEGGVMTALVERNTTVPVEKKNVFSTAADNQTAVTVRVFQGERKMASANRLLAEFNLEGIPPQPRGVPQIEVKFDIDQNGILNVSAKELKTGKEANIEIKDSGGLSDDDIEQMRKDAEANADEDRRQFELVEAKNKANQQVYQLEKLMKEHEDKLSDDDKAPMNQAIEKVKKVAEGDDAAAIKAATDELDAASQAFSKVLYEKAGADAGAADADPAAGASAAADNDGDDDAIDADFEVKD, encoded by the coding sequence ATGTCACAAGGCGAAAAAATCATCGGCATCGACCTCGGCACGACCAACAGCGTCGTGGCCGTGATGGAAGGCAGCGAGCCGAAGGTCATCCCCAACCCCGAAGGCAACCGGCTGACGCCCAGCGTCGTCGCGTTCACCGACAAAGAAGACACGATCGTCGGCGAACCGGCACGTCGCCAAGCGGTCACCAACCCGAAACGCACCGTGTACTCGGTCAAGCGTTTCATGGGACGTCGACACAACGAAGTCGAATCGGAAGAAAAGATGGTGCCGTATTCGATCTCCGGCGGCGCCGGCGAATACGTCAAGATCGGCGTCGGCGACAAGGAATACACGCCGCAAGAAATCAGTGCGAAAGTGCTTCGCAAGCTGAAGGAATCGGCCGAGTCCTACTTGGGCCATAAGGTCAACAAGGCCGTCATCACGGTGCCGGCGTATTTCAATGACGCCCAACGTCAAGCAACCAAGGACGCCGGTCAAATCGCCGGTCTGGAAGTCGCGCGGATTATCAACGAACCGACCGCGGCCGCCTTGGCTTACGGCATGGACAAGAAGAAGGACGAAAAGATCATCGTCTTTGACCTTGGTGGTGGTACCTTCGACGTTTCCGTTCTGGAAGTCGCCGACAGCGGTGACGAAGAACAGGAAAGCCGCGTCTTCCAAGTCATCAGCACCAGCGGTAACACGCACTTGGGCGGCGATGACTTTGACGAAGAACTGATCAACTACGTCGCGTCGGAATTCCAAAAGGAAAACGGCATCGACCTGCGTAACGATCCGATGGCGCTGCAACGGCTTCAAGAAGCCTGCGAAAAGGCCAAGAAGGAACTCAGCACGCTGCCGGAAACCGACATCAACCTGCCGTTCATCACGATGGACCAGTCGGGACCGAAGCACCTGACGATGAAGATCACGCGCAGCAAGTTCGAAGAATTGATCGACGAATTGGTCGAAAAGTGTCGCCCCTCGGTGATGCAAGCGTTGGAAGACGCCGGCATGAAGCCCAGCGACATCGACGAAATCGTTCTGGTCGGTGGTAGCACCCGCGTGCCGAAGGTCCGCGAAATGGTGCAAAAGATCTTCGGGAAAGAGCCGCACCAAGGTGTCAACCCTGACGAAGTCGTGGCCGTCGGAGCCGCCATCCAAGGCAGCGTTTTGGCCGGCGACCGGACCGACGTTCTGCTGCTGGACGTGACCCCGCTGACCTTGGGGATCGAAACCGAAGGCGGTGTGATGACCGCTTTGGTCGAACGTAACACGACCGTTCCGGTGGAAAAGAAGAACGTCTTCAGCACCGCCGCAGACAATCAAACCGCGGTCACCGTGCGGGTGTTCCAGGGCGAACGAAAGATGGCCAGCGCGAACCGGTTGTTGGCCGAATTCAACCTGGAAGGCATTCCGCCGCAACCACGCGGCGTCCCGCAAATCGAAGTCAAATTCGACATCGACCAGAACGGTATCTTGAATGTATCGGCCAAGGAACTGAAGACCGGCAAGGAAGCGAACATCGAGATCAAGGACAGCGGCGGACTAAGCGACGACGACATCGAACAGATGCGCAAAGACGCCGAAGCCAATGCCGATGAAGACCGCCGTCAGTTCGAATTGGTCGAAGCGAAAAACAAGGCGAACCAGCAGGTCTATCAGCTTGAAAAACTGATGAAGGAACATGAGGACAAGCTGAGCGATGATGACAAGGCGCCGATGAATCAAGCCATCGAAAAGGTCAAGAAGGTCGCCGAAGGTGATGATGCCGCCGCGATCAAAGCCGCCACCGACGAACTGGATGCCGCCAGCCAAGCGTTCAGCAAAGTGCTGTACGAAAAGGCCGGTGCGGATGCCGGTGCCGCCGATGCGGATCCCGCAGCCGGTGCGTCAGCCGCCGCCGACAACGATGGCGACGACGACGCGATCGACGCGGATTTCGAGGTCAAGGACTGA
- the clpB gene encoding ATP-dependent chaperone ClpB — protein MTFRFDKLTHKAQAAVAEAQGMAASAGNPEIDSLHLLSALLSETDGITRPMLQKIHVDVNQLAEMVRSELEKLPKASGGRQPGISATLQSAFNTAAEEAANLKDEYISTEHLLMGLAKAECKAKNLLKLSGVSSDEILKAMSEVRGSARVTDQNAEDTYQALQKYGIDLTELASQGKLDPVIGRDNEIRRVIQVLSRRTKNNPVLIGQPGVGKTAIAEGLALRIFEGDVPQSLKGKKVISLDMGALVAGAKFRGDFEERLKSVLREVKDSGGQVILFIDELHLVVGAGNAEGSADAANLLKPELARGALRCIGATTLDEYRQHIEKDAALERRFQPVYVGEPTVEDTIAILRGLKPRYESHHGVRITDNALVAAANLSHRYIADRFLPDKAIDLVDEASSRLAMEKESVPEPIDRLQRRLRQLELAHRQLVDENDESAVKNREEVEQEMESVKHELAGLREQWEAEKLGLDDVQSVRQEAERLQHRFATLDAEAKEKQLRGENPEDLYREMLEVQSALRDVEKRIEEQESRESDEKNDGEDAGDEKRRLIRKEVTDEEIAEVVSHWTGVPVSRMMETERAKLLVMEERLHTRVIGQDEAVGAVSDAVRRSRSGLQDPNRPIGSFLFLGPTGVGKTELCKALATVLFDDEQAMIRIDMSEFMERHSVARLIGAPPGYVGYEEGGKLTEAVRRRPYSVILLDETEKAHPDVFNILLQVLDDGRLTDGHGRTVDFTNTIVVMTSNVGSQVIQKVTEEGGDEEEMQAAVQEALKARFLPEFLNRIDDIVIFHPLKRDEIRQIVRLQLTGLNRRLEDNELHLSVTDAAVDRIAEVGFDPLYGARPLKRVIQREVQNPLATALLKSSYPEGATVQVDYDGDEFTFGVAG, from the coding sequence ATGACATTCCGTTTTGACAAACTGACTCATAAGGCCCAAGCCGCCGTCGCCGAAGCTCAAGGCATGGCGGCGTCGGCGGGCAACCCCGAAATCGATTCGCTGCACTTGTTGTCCGCGTTGTTGTCGGAAACCGACGGCATCACGCGACCGATGTTGCAGAAGATTCACGTCGATGTGAATCAGCTGGCCGAAATGGTCCGCAGCGAACTGGAAAAACTTCCCAAAGCGTCCGGCGGGCGACAGCCCGGGATCAGCGCGACGCTGCAAAGTGCCTTCAATACCGCCGCCGAAGAAGCGGCCAACCTGAAGGACGAATACATCAGCACCGAGCATTTGCTGATGGGCTTGGCCAAAGCGGAGTGCAAGGCCAAGAACCTTCTGAAGCTGTCGGGCGTTTCATCCGACGAGATTCTCAAAGCGATGAGCGAGGTCCGCGGCAGTGCTCGCGTTACCGACCAAAACGCCGAAGACACGTACCAGGCCCTGCAAAAGTACGGCATCGATCTGACCGAACTGGCCAGCCAAGGCAAACTGGATCCGGTCATCGGACGCGACAACGAAATTCGCCGCGTCATTCAAGTGCTTTCACGTCGGACGAAGAACAACCCGGTGCTGATCGGCCAACCCGGCGTCGGAAAAACCGCCATCGCCGAGGGCTTGGCATTGCGGATCTTCGAAGGCGATGTGCCGCAAAGTCTGAAAGGCAAAAAGGTCATCAGTCTGGACATGGGCGCTCTGGTCGCCGGCGCGAAATTCCGCGGTGACTTCGAAGAACGTCTCAAATCCGTCTTGCGCGAAGTCAAGGACAGCGGCGGACAGGTGATCCTGTTCATCGATGAACTGCACTTGGTCGTCGGCGCCGGCAATGCCGAGGGCAGCGCCGATGCAGCAAACTTGCTGAAGCCGGAACTGGCACGCGGAGCGCTTCGTTGCATCGGAGCGACAACGCTGGATGAGTATCGACAACACATCGAAAAAGATGCCGCACTGGAACGTCGATTCCAACCGGTCTATGTCGGCGAACCCACGGTCGAAGACACGATTGCGATTCTGCGCGGCTTGAAGCCTCGTTACGAATCGCACCATGGGGTTCGGATCACCGACAACGCATTGGTCGCCGCGGCAAATCTTTCGCATCGATACATCGCCGACCGGTTCCTGCCGGACAAGGCGATCGATTTGGTTGACGAAGCGTCCAGCCGCTTGGCGATGGAGAAGGAAAGCGTTCCCGAACCGATCGATCGACTGCAACGACGACTGCGACAGCTGGAATTGGCGCATCGTCAATTGGTCGACGAGAACGATGAATCCGCGGTCAAGAATCGCGAAGAAGTCGAGCAGGAAATGGAATCGGTCAAGCACGAGTTGGCCGGTCTGCGCGAACAATGGGAAGCGGAAAAGCTTGGTCTGGATGACGTGCAATCGGTGCGTCAGGAAGCCGAGCGGCTTCAGCATCGATTTGCGACTTTGGACGCCGAAGCGAAAGAGAAACAACTGCGGGGCGAAAACCCCGAAGACCTGTATCGCGAGATGCTGGAGGTCCAGTCGGCGCTGCGCGACGTGGAAAAACGAATCGAAGAACAGGAATCCCGCGAATCCGACGAAAAGAACGATGGCGAGGATGCCGGTGATGAAAAGCGGCGTCTGATCCGCAAGGAAGTCACCGACGAAGAAATCGCCGAAGTTGTCAGTCACTGGACCGGGGTTCCCGTCAGCCGAATGATGGAAACCGAACGGGCGAAGCTATTGGTGATGGAAGAACGATTGCACACGCGGGTGATCGGCCAGGACGAAGCGGTCGGCGCGGTCAGCGATGCGGTGCGTCGTAGCCGAAGCGGTCTGCAGGATCCGAATCGGCCCATCGGTAGTTTCTTGTTCCTGGGACCCACCGGGGTCGGTAAGACTGAACTTTGCAAGGCTCTGGCGACCGTGTTGTTTGATGACGAACAGGCCATGATTCGCATCGATATGTCGGAATTCATGGAACGTCACAGCGTGGCCCGTCTGATCGGCGCGCCTCCCGGATACGTGGGCTATGAAGAAGGCGGCAAGCTGACCGAAGCGGTCCGGCGTCGTCCCTATTCGGTGATTCTGTTGGATGAAACCGAAAAGGCGCATCCGGATGTTTTCAACATCTTGTTGCAAGTCTTGGACGACGGTCGCCTAACCGACGGTCATGGCCGAACGGTGGACTTTACCAACACGATCGTGGTGATGACCAGCAACGTCGGCAGCCAAGTGATTCAGAAGGTCACCGAGGAAGGTGGCGACGAGGAAGAAATGCAAGCCGCGGTGCAAGAAGCTTTGAAGGCAAGGTTCTTGCCGGAATTCTTGAACCGGATCGATGACATCGTGATCTTCCATCCGCTGAAGCGAGATGAGATTCGTCAAATCGTTCGCTTGCAATTGACCGGATTGAATCGCCGTTTGGAAGACAACGAATTGCACCTGAGCGTCACCGATGCCGCCGTCGACCGAATCGCCGAAGTCGGGTTTGATCCGCTGTACGGGGCTCGGCCGCTGAAGCGTGTGATTCAGCGTGAGGTGCAAAACCCGTTGGCCACTGCGCTGTTGAAGTCGTCCTATCCGGAAGGAGCCACGGTCCAAGTCGACTATGACGGTGACGAATTCACGTTCGGTGTGGCCGGATGA